One window of Helicobacter winghamensis ATCC BAA-430 genomic DNA carries:
- a CDS encoding menaquinone biosynthesis decarboxylase, translating to MRQTIDKLKANNALKVISEPLDVELEIPHLAYLEVKSKDSKALLFVNPVDKARGVQYETPVLMNLFGSFKLVELLIGDVEGQASEVAKLLKLKPPRSFKQALALLPSLLNLRNLSPKILKGRGLCQEVIKQGSEVDLEAIPVLKTWSDDGGRFITMGQCYTQSLDGCVRNLGMYRLQVYDKNHLGLHWQIHKDSVHLLEEYRKAGKKMPVSIAIGGDPLYTWCATAPLPYGMYELMLYGFIKKQRAKLVRCVSNDLCVPYDADFVIEGFVEPTMRDEGRFGDHTGFYTPIEPYPVLEVYAITSKKNPVYLATVVGKPPLEDKYLGYPTERIFLPLLQTTTPDLMEYYMPENGVFHNLILAKIKARFPNAAKQSMHAFWGVGQMSFVKHAIFVDENAPKLQDLEIIPYLLNRFSTQHCLISDGVCDALDHASPEFAKGGKLGVDCTQDYAKDLKDCEVLSDNALQEILANVLKEGGEVKRVRQIYAETKNPIALVAINKKDSIGKAVLDLGHKKLESKNEQKLELLQKHTRIIVVVDNAKNDLENLYMLLWRVVNNIDAKRDVVILDSIVFIDATDKDARDGHLREWPKETDCSIEVLRNLEVKGLLKDYGDLEKFYRAFHIDKSYNC from the coding sequence ATGCGACAAACCATTGATAAGCTAAAAGCAAATAATGCGTTAAAAGTGATTAGTGAGCCTTTAGATGTGGAGCTAGAGATTCCGCATCTAGCGTATTTAGAAGTTAAAAGCAAGGATTCTAAAGCGTTGTTATTTGTAAATCCTGTGGATAAGGCTAGGGGTGTGCAGTATGAAACGCCTGTGCTTATGAATCTTTTTGGGAGTTTTAAGCTTGTAGAATTGCTCATCGGAGATGTGGAGGGTCAAGCAAGTGAAGTTGCAAAGCTACTTAAACTAAAGCCCCCTAGAAGCTTTAAGCAGGCTCTAGCTTTGCTCCCTAGTCTTTTGAATTTGCGCAACTTATCGCCTAAGATTTTAAAGGGTAGGGGCTTGTGCCAAGAAGTGATTAAGCAAGGCAGTGAAGTGGATTTAGAAGCAATTCCTGTGCTTAAAACTTGGAGTGATGATGGGGGGAGATTTATCACAATGGGGCAGTGTTACACGCAAAGCCTTGATGGATGCGTGCGCAATCTTGGAATGTATCGCTTGCAAGTGTATGATAAAAATCATTTAGGGCTGCATTGGCAAATCCATAAAGATAGCGTGCATTTGCTAGAAGAATATCGCAAGGCGGGTAAAAAAATGCCTGTTAGCATTGCTATTGGTGGAGATCCGCTTTATACTTGGTGTGCCACTGCGCCACTGCCTTATGGAATGTATGAATTAATGCTTTATGGCTTTATTAAAAAGCAAAGGGCGAAACTTGTGCGCTGTGTGAGCAATGATTTGTGTGTGCCTTATGATGCGGATTTTGTGATTGAAGGGTTTGTAGAACCTACAATGCGTGATGAAGGAAGATTTGGTGACCACACGGGATTTTACACGCCCATTGAGCCATATCCTGTGCTTGAAGTGTATGCAATTACTTCTAAAAAAAATCCTGTGTATTTAGCCACAGTGGTGGGTAAGCCTCCTTTAGAAGATAAGTATTTAGGTTATCCGACAGAGCGAATCTTTTTGCCCTTATTGCAAACAACAACGCCAGATTTAATGGAATATTATATGCCTGAAAATGGAGTGTTTCATAATCTTATTTTAGCAAAAATTAAGGCACGATTTCCTAATGCCGCAAAACAGAGTATGCACGCCTTTTGGGGTGTTGGACAGATGAGTTTTGTCAAACACGCAATTTTTGTAGATGAAAATGCTCCAAAACTCCAAGATTTAGAGATTATTCCTTATCTCTTAAATCGCTTTAGCACGCAACATTGTTTAATTAGCGATGGGGTGTGTGATGCGCTAGATCACGCTTCCCCAGAGTTTGCAAAAGGGGGGAAACTAGGGGTGGATTGCACGCAAGATTATGCAAAGGATTTAAAAGATTGTGAAGTGCTTAGTGATAATGCTTTGCAAGAGATTTTAGCAAATGTTCTAAAAGAAGGTGGGGAAGTCAAGCGTGTTAGGCAAATTTACGCAGAGACAAAAAATCCTATTGCATTAGTTGCTATAAATAAAAAAGATTCCATAGGTAAGGCGGTTTTGGATTTAGGTCATAAAAAGTTGGAATCTAAAAATGAACAAAAATTAGAATTGCTGCAAAAACACACACGCATTATCGTGGTTGTGGATAACGCAAAAAATGATTTAGAAAATTTATATATGCTACTTTGGCGCGTGGTAAATAATATTGATGCAAAACGCGATGTGGTGATTTTAGATTCCATTGTTTTTATAGACGCAACAGATAAAGATGCGCGTGATGGGCATTTAAGGGAGTGGCCTAAAGAAACGGATTGCTCTATAGAAGTGCTAAGGAACTTGGAGGTAAAAGGGCTTTTAAAAGATTATGGGGATTTAGAGAAGTTTTATCGCGCATTTCATATTGATAAATCTTATAATTGTTAA
- a CDS encoding TIGR00282 family metallophosphoesterase: MRFGFIGDIVGRVGRNQIARYVKEVRENYKLQLVIANGENASHGFGLTGKSIAELQGYGVDIFTGGNHTWDKKEITAFLALENSNVLRPHNYPKGVVGSGVYKGDVDGEKFAVVNLMGHFGMPQCDNAFVCANATIEALQEEGIKNIIVDFHAEATSEKRAMFMMLKGRIAAIFGTHTHIGTDDLEIFEGSFGVSDVGMSGARESVIGMECEEPINRFLTGIPNRLSVPEKSGIPSIFQMIVCEIIDGKCVEAFKLKAIDNGVIEKTLVAK, from the coding sequence ATGCGCTTTGGATTTATTGGCGATATTGTAGGCAGGGTTGGTAGGAATCAAATTGCGCGTTATGTGAAGGAAGTAAGGGAGAATTATAAGCTTCAACTTGTGATTGCAAATGGGGAGAATGCAAGCCACGGGTTTGGACTAACAGGCAAAAGCATTGCAGAGCTTCAGGGCTATGGAGTGGATATTTTTACAGGGGGGAATCATACTTGGGATAAAAAGGAAATCACTGCATTTTTAGCCCTTGAAAATTCTAATGTGTTGCGTCCGCATAATTATCCTAAAGGTGTTGTTGGAAGTGGCGTGTATAAGGGAGATGTGGATGGTGAAAAATTTGCAGTGGTCAATTTAATGGGGCATTTTGGTATGCCGCAATGTGATAATGCTTTTGTTTGTGCAAATGCTACCATTGAAGCCTTGCAAGAGGAAGGGATTAAGAATATTATTGTGGATTTTCACGCGGAAGCCACAAGTGAGAAGCGCGCAATGTTTATGATGTTAAAGGGTAGAATTGCAGCAATTTTTGGCACACATACGCATATTGGAACAGATGATTTAGAGATTTTTGAAGGAAGTTTTGGCGTGAGTGATGTGGGAATGAGTGGAGCTAGGGAGAGTGTGATAGGAATGGAGTGTGAAGAGCCTATTAATCGCTTTTTAACAGGGATTCCTAACCGCTTAAGTGTGCCAGAAAAGAGTGGAATCCCTAGCATTTTTCAAATGATTGTGTGTGAAATCATTGATGGTAAATGTGTGGAGGCTTTTAAATTAAAGGCGATAGATAATGGAGTGATAGAAAAAACATTGGTTGCAAAATAA